GAATGCAGCAGACGAAGCCAAGCCGGCCCAGACGGCCATCCCCCGCTGGCGAGGATTCAATCTGCTGGACTATTTCTCGCCTCGACCGATGCGACCCGGCAGCCGCAGCCAAACCACCGAGGACGATCTCCGATGGATGAGCGACTGGGGCTTCGACTTCGTTCGCCTGCCGATGGCCTACCCGCAGTGGATCGACTTCGACCCATCGCAGCGCATCACGCCCGACGATATGTACAAGATCAAGGAAAGCGCCCTGGAATACATCGACGGGCTCGTGGAGACGGCCCACAAGCACGGCCTGCACGTCAGCCTCAACTTCCATCGCGCCCCCGGCTACTGCGTCAACGCCGGGTTCTATGAGCCGTTCAACCTGTGGAAAGACCAGGAGGCCCTCGACGCCTTCTGCTTCCACTGGGGCATGTGGGCCAAACGATACAAGGACATGTCCCCGTCGAAGATCAGCTTCGATCTGGTCAACGAGCCAAGCATGCGCGAGGACATGAACGACCAGCACTCCAAACGCGGGCCGGTGCCGGGCGACGTGTATCGGCGCGTCGCCGAGGCGGCGGCCAAGGCGATCCGAGCAGCCAATCCGAACCATCTGGTCATCGCCGACGGCAACAATGTCGGCAACGATGTGATCCCGGAGATCGT
Above is a window of Anaerobaca lacustris DNA encoding:
- a CDS encoding glycoside hydrolase family 5 protein, translated to MNRREFLKVAGAGAAMAATGRLANAADEAKPAQTAIPRWRGFNLLDYFSPRPMRPGSRSQTTEDDLRWMSDWGFDFVRLPMAYPQWIDFDPSQRITPDDMYKIKESALEYIDGLVETAHKHGLHVSLNFHRAPGYCVNAGFYEPFNLWKDQEALDAFCFHWGMWAKRYKDMSPSKISFDLVNEPSMREDMNDQHSKRGPVPGDVYRRVAEAAAKAIRAANPNHLVIADGNNVGNDVIPEIVDLNIAQSCRGYAPGYISHYKAPWAFSDVENLPAPVWPGTMGGQYWDRARLERYYQPWIDLAKKGVGVHCGECGCWIKTPHDVFLAWFGDVLDILTTNGIGYALWNFRGQFGILDSGRGDIEYEDWHGHKLDRRLLDLLRAY